The following are encoded in a window of Alphaproteobacteria bacterium LSUCC0719 genomic DNA:
- a CDS encoding DMT family transporter, giving the protein MSASPADNLGGLRFLLLNEVFTLSHLVIVKLLGIEFASVQIVFIRCLSSAVILLPLLAWRGSLGDIRTQLGLNSLRVLLSSVAITINFFTISQIQLAQMSTIGYLRPAVTSLIAYVFLKESQSWHRWTVIVIGFATVLFIFSPESSELQLVALLALGGMFCGSSATILQKHLSREMTDLPLMVWYSVGVALVTAPFAIWVWVAPSPIELFMMVMTGLLATTAQFFFIRAFRRADASFLAPMFYFHIVPTTLIGFFVFAEIPSINTVSGALIILASLIGMTLLERRRTHPDNSA; this is encoded by the coding sequence ATGAGCGCGAGCCCCGCCGATAATCTGGGTGGGCTTCGCTTTCTGCTGCTGAACGAGGTCTTTACACTCAGCCACCTTGTCATCGTCAAGCTATTGGGTATCGAGTTTGCGTCGGTGCAGATTGTCTTTATCCGCTGTCTGAGCAGCGCCGTGATATTGCTGCCGCTGCTGGCCTGGCGAGGGTCACTGGGAGATATCAGAACCCAGTTGGGACTGAACAGTCTTCGGGTGCTTCTGTCTTCGGTCGCGATTACCATCAATTTCTTCACCATTTCACAGATCCAGCTGGCCCAGATGAGTACCATCGGCTATCTGCGTCCGGCCGTGACCTCGTTGATCGCCTATGTCTTTCTAAAGGAAAGCCAGTCCTGGCATCGCTGGACTGTGATTGTGATCGGCTTTGCCACAGTGCTGTTCATTTTCTCGCCTGAAAGCAGCGAGCTGCAACTGGTCGCCCTTCTGGCGCTTGGCGGCATGTTCTGCGGCAGTTCGGCCACGATCCTGCAAAAGCATCTGTCACGTGAGATGACCGACCTGCCGCTGATGGTCTGGTATTCAGTCGGTGTGGCGCTGGTGACAGCACCCTTTGCGATCTGGGTCTGGGTTGCACCCTCGCCCATCGAGCTATTCATGATGGTGATGACCGGTCTGCTGGCAACAACCGCACAGTTCTTTTTTATCCGCGCCTTTCGCAGGGCCGATGCCAGCTTTCTGGCGCCGATGTTCTATTTCCACATCGTGCCAACCACCCTTATCGGGTTTTTCGTCTTTGCCGAAATACCATCGATCAACACTGTTTCGGGCGCGCTGATCATTCTTGCCAGTCTCATCGGCATGACGCTTCTTGAACGCCGGCGCACACACCCCGATAATTCGGCTTAA
- a CDS encoding VOC family protein, protein MRYLHTMVRISDVEASLHFYCDLLGLELMKTIESEKGRFTNYFLCTPSDKQAYETTRSPALELTYNWDPETYTGGRNFGHLAYRVEDIYSLCEKLMAAGVTINRPPRDGNMAFVRSPDGISIELLQEGDPLAPAEPWLSMGNTGSW, encoded by the coding sequence ATGCGCTATCTTCACACAATGGTCCGAATTTCCGACGTCGAGGCGTCATTGCATTTCTATTGCGATCTGCTCGGCCTCGAACTGATGAAAACGATCGAGAGCGAAAAAGGGCGTTTCACGAATTACTTCCTGTGTACGCCAAGCGACAAGCAGGCCTATGAGACCACACGCTCACCGGCGCTTGAACTGACCTACAACTGGGATCCGGAAACCTATACCGGCGGGCGCAATTTTGGTCACCTGGCCTATCGCGTCGAGGATATCTACAGCTTGTGTGAAAAATTGATGGCAGCCGGCGTGACCATCAACAGGCCGCCGCGCGACGGCAACATGGCCTTTGTCCGGTCGCCTGACGGTATCTCGATCGAGCTGTTGCAGGAGGGAGACCCGCTGGCCCCGGCCGAGCCGTGGCTGTCGATGGGCAATACAGGAAGCTGGTGA
- a CDS encoding carbohydrate ABC transporter permease, which translates to MTAFWNKLTISQKLAITAWLFLAIPLVFYITIRFYPTVEAFYVSTLKWNLLGAKKAIGFKNYIKIFADEDFWLVLWNTIKYALVGVPVSMVIAFFIAYWLNEIDFGHDMIRAMYFIPFLTTAVAMAWVWRWFYQPLPIGYFNIMLSWVGIPQQPFLKSVTQALYAIMAPAVWAGLGFQIVIFIAGIRAIPRSYFEAAEIDGAGRWQILREITLPALKPTIIFLTVVSTIGFLRIFDQVYTMSADSAGGPLNSTKPLVLMIYEFAFDEFRLGRASALTVILFLILLVVSLVQLWLMRKHK; encoded by the coding sequence ATGACCGCGTTCTGGAACAAGCTGACGATCAGTCAGAAGCTGGCTATTACGGCCTGGCTTTTTCTGGCGATCCCTCTGGTTTTCTACATAACAATCCGCTTCTATCCCACCGTCGAAGCTTTTTACGTATCGACCCTGAAATGGAATCTGCTTGGGGCCAAAAAGGCCATCGGGTTCAAGAATTACATCAAGATCTTCGCTGACGAGGATTTCTGGCTTGTTCTCTGGAACACGATCAAATATGCGCTTGTCGGGGTGCCGGTCAGTATGGTGATCGCCTTTTTCATTGCCTATTGGCTGAATGAAATCGACTTCGGTCACGACATGATCCGGGCGATGTATTTCATCCCGTTTCTGACCACGGCGGTGGCAATGGCATGGGTCTGGCGATGGTTTTACCAACCGCTGCCGATTGGCTATTTCAACATCATGCTGTCCTGGGTCGGCATCCCGCAGCAGCCTTTCCTGAAGTCGGTTACACAGGCGCTATACGCAATCATGGCGCCGGCGGTCTGGGCCGGACTTGGGTTTCAGATCGTGATTTTCATCGCCGGCATCAGGGCGATCCCGCGAAGCTATTTTGAAGCGGCGGAGATTGATGGTGCCGGGCGGTGGCAGATCCTGCGCGAGATCACCCTGCCGGCGCTGAAACCCACCATCATCTTCCTGACAGTGGTATCGACGATCGGGTTTCTGCGGATCTTTGACCAAGTCTACACGATGAGCGCTGACAGCGCCGGCGGACCACTCAATTCGACCAAGCCGCTGGTGCTGATGATCTATGAATTCGCCTTTGACGAATTCAGGCTTGGCCGGGCCTCGGCCCTGACGGTGATCCTGTTCCTGATCCTGCTTGTCGTCAGCCTTGTTCAACTCTGGCTCATGCGGAAACACAAATGA
- a CDS encoding 3-keto-5-aminohexanoate cleavage protein — MTKPCIICVAITGSVPRKEDNPAVPITVEEQVESTHEAFEAGASICHAHVRNDDQSTTSDPEKFARLKEGLEKHCPGMIIQFSTGGRSGAGQERGGMLPLRPDMASLTVGSNNFPTRVYENPPDLVDWLAAEMIAYDIKPEIEAFDLSHIFQAAKMQEDGRLKGPAYVQFVMGVKNAMPVDREVFDFYIRTMERLLPGSEWCAAGIARHQIEVNEWCIAAGGHARTGLEDNIRMDRETLAPSNAALVKRVVELCDHYERPVATTSQARQILGLAA, encoded by the coding sequence ATGACAAAACCCTGCATCATCTGCGTTGCGATCACCGGCTCGGTGCCGCGCAAGGAGGACAATCCCGCCGTCCCCATCACGGTCGAGGAACAGGTGGAAAGCACCCATGAGGCGTTTGAGGCCGGGGCCTCAATCTGTCATGCCCATGTCCGCAATGACGATCAGTCAACGACCAGCGATCCCGAAAAATTCGCCCGCCTGAAAGAAGGGCTGGAGAAACACTGCCCCGGCATGATCATCCAGTTCTCGACCGGTGGGCGTTCCGGCGCGGGCCAGGAGCGTGGCGGCATGCTGCCGCTCCGCCCCGACATGGCGTCACTGACGGTGGGATCAAACAATTTCCCGACCCGCGTCTATGAAAACCCGCCTGACCTCGTCGACTGGCTTGCCGCCGAGATGATTGCCTATGACATCAAGCCGGAGATCGAGGCATTCGACCTGTCGCACATTTTCCAGGCTGCCAAGATGCAGGAGGATGGACGTCTGAAGGGGCCGGCCTATGTCCAGTTCGTCATGGGTGTGAAGAACGCCATGCCGGTCGACCGCGAGGTATTCGATTTCTATATCAGGACGATGGAGCGTCTGCTTCCCGGCAGTGAATGGTGCGCGGCGGGAATCGCCCGACACCAGATAGAGGTCAATGAATGGTGCATCGCCGCTGGCGGCCATGCCCGCACCGGCCTCGAGGACAACATCCGGATGGATCGCGAGACACTCGCCCCGTCGAACGCGGCGCTGGTGAAACGCGTGGTTGAGCTGTGTGATCATTATGAGCGCCCCGTCGCGACAACGTCTCAGGCGCGGCAGATTCTGGGGCTCGCGGCGTAA
- a CDS encoding GntR family transcriptional regulator, producing METRYATLSNQLTKRIGTGEYPVGAYLPSEKQLAHEFGVSRPTVRRALEYVEALGLISRRRGDGTKVLARKPFTDYRYTTRPVDDLLYGRGAERIVTGVDEIVCDTELASRLQSVPGTRWVHIAQHRNDLDSGEMLVWGDVYIDHQFRSIAPRIANYSGFICDLIEQEYGIAVSEIRQEIRPVVIPSAICHEMKLPEGALGLEMTRRYLNNQKRPVEVSINIFPEARSVYSINLSRTQERAND from the coding sequence TTGGAAACGCGCTACGCCACATTGTCGAACCAGCTGACCAAGAGAATTGGCACCGGCGAATATCCCGTGGGCGCATACCTTCCCAGCGAAAAGCAGCTTGCCCATGAATTCGGTGTCAGTCGGCCCACCGTGCGGCGCGCACTTGAATATGTCGAGGCGCTTGGCCTGATTTCACGACGTCGCGGTGATGGCACCAAGGTGCTGGCGCGCAAGCCCTTCACCGATTATCGCTACACCACCAGGCCCGTTGACGATCTGCTCTATGGACGCGGGGCCGAGCGTATCGTGACCGGTGTGGATGAGATTGTCTGTGACACCGAACTTGCTTCAAGACTTCAATCCGTGCCGGGCACGAGATGGGTTCACATCGCGCAGCACCGCAACGATCTTGATTCGGGCGAGATGCTTGTCTGGGGCGACGTCTATATCGACCACCAGTTCAGGAGCATCGCGCCACGCATTGCCAACTATAGCGGGTTTATCTGCGATCTGATCGAACAGGAATATGGCATCGCGGTCAGCGAGATACGGCAGGAAATCAGACCTGTCGTCATCCCATCGGCAATCTGCCATGAAATGAAACTGCCGGAAGGGGCGCTCGGCCTCGAAATGACCCGCCGCTATCTCAACAACCAGAAGCGCCCCGTCGAGGTGTCGATCAACATCTTTCCCGAGGCAAGGTCTGTCTACAGCATCAATCTGAGCCGCACCCAGGAGAGGGCGAACGACTAA
- a CDS encoding extracellular solute-binding protein, whose amino-acid sequence MKKWLKSALALAIGGTSLLWSGMVQAVEIEYWQYTYASRVEAIDKLIQNFEAANPGITVKHTHFPYADYRKKVAIAVSAGDGPDVVQLYYGWLNDYRDGGLIQPLSKSAFPHATIEKDFFPMVSTMKVDGDYWGLPTAVRSLALFWNEDLFAEAGLSGPPETLDEFVDYAKKLTKKDADGNYLTVGFAVDTDGQDHHWWREVLIRLHGGQPYSDDGKKVTYASDAGAKALKFLTDVEATHKVGANGFMNRGQDAFAAGKAGMVLDGSFRISKFVKQDGLNFAISELPGHNGKRFNFSSYWVNGISSKADGEKKAAAEKFLQYLTSDEAMQLWLDTVGELPAKPAVALVDANKTHPLYGPFIRGLGYANATAFISEKPQRQALIDAYDMVVLQGVDPAEALKKVAKDEQEVFDEFFDQ is encoded by the coding sequence ATGAAGAAATGGTTGAAGTCGGCCTTGGCGCTGGCCATAGGCGGAACCTCGCTCCTCTGGAGTGGCATGGTTCAGGCGGTGGAAATCGAATATTGGCAGTACACCTATGCCAGCCGTGTCGAGGCGATCGACAAGCTGATCCAGAATTTTGAAGCTGCTAATCCGGGAATCACCGTCAAGCATACGCATTTTCCCTATGCCGACTATCGCAAGAAGGTCGCCATCGCGGTGTCTGCCGGTGACGGCCCGGATGTCGTTCAGCTTTATTATGGATGGCTAAACGACTATCGCGACGGCGGGCTGATTCAGCCTTTGTCCAAATCGGCGTTCCCGCATGCCACCATTGAAAAGGATTTCTTCCCCATGGTGAGCACAATGAAGGTTGATGGTGACTATTGGGGTCTGCCAACAGCCGTGCGCTCGCTTGCCCTGTTCTGGAACGAGGATCTGTTTGCCGAGGCGGGTCTTTCCGGTCCACCCGAAACGCTTGACGAGTTCGTTGATTACGCCAAGAAACTGACGAAGAAGGATGCTGATGGCAATTACCTGACTGTCGGGTTTGCTGTCGATACGGATGGTCAGGATCACCATTGGTGGCGTGAAGTGCTGATCAGGCTTCATGGTGGTCAGCCCTATTCGGATGACGGCAAGAAGGTGACCTACGCATCCGATGCAGGTGCAAAGGCTCTGAAGTTCCTGACCGATGTCGAGGCTACACACAAGGTTGGCGCCAACGGTTTCATGAACCGTGGACAGGACGCTTTCGCAGCCGGCAAGGCGGGCATGGTTCTGGACGGATCCTTCAGGATTTCCAAATTCGTCAAGCAGGACGGGCTGAACTTCGCCATTTCCGAGCTGCCTGGTCATAATGGCAAGCGCTTCAACTTCTCTTCCTACTGGGTGAACGGCATCAGCTCGAAGGCGGATGGAGAGAAAAAGGCGGCGGCGGAGAAGTTTCTTCAGTATCTGACCTCCGACGAGGCCATGCAATTGTGGCTTGATACGGTTGGCGAGCTGCCGGCAAAGCCTGCGGTGGCCCTTGTTGATGCGAACAAGACACACCCGCTCTACGGACCGTTCATTCGCGGTCTGGGTTATGCCAACGCAACCGCCTTCATTTCCGAGAAGCCGCAGCGTCAGGCCCTTATCGACGCGTACGACATGGTCGTGCTGCAGGGTGTCGATCCTGCTGAGGCGTTGAAAAAGGTCGCCAAGGACGAACAAGAGGTCTTTGACGAGTTCTTCGACCAGTAA
- a CDS encoding PIG-L family deacetylase: protein MKKDFIIQQEQRQPLRALYAWLKSLQSTLIFMQTGAHPDDETSRMLARLSLGDGMHVVYVNAVRGQGGQNALGPERGDALGYLRTEELFEAMRVIRADIGWLAETPDDPIRDFGFSKSADPTFAHWGREHTLRQMVKMVRLFRPDILIPTFLDVPGQHGHHRAVTQTTIAAFDVAADEEKFTDLNLPGWQVNALYLPAWGGGGGSYDDEVPPPNATHEILTGAYDPVLGGTYAQVGEWSRACHATQGMGRPVDEEERPVPLHQLRTSGGEAILDGLTDGVPDRLSALAGHCKDDKGREAALMAQQAADDALAAFPDGRAVLPALCRLQTALAALKDSVVPQHQHRVKLKMRQAAMAACEAAALQLHFEMTPPVPVVGQTAEARLSWHVADPANAPDISARLVAPEQIRCGDFTIAGDGERRRAMTASMDISGPAVDPMAGWHGVMLSPAGLHAELRLLIADTEFVVPLSPDSVFSTTPAHTGRITPSRILLRRGQDTTVEMHLQMDQAMPSPGAAQLALPDGWGFQPTQAASGDALSGTVTVAPSAPQGHYRIAARNGSEAVYTGQTLAYPHIRRQTRFSPAVANVALVDTASLEGLTVGWIDGGVDEAHHWTAELGAKVVQLDNARLLSGGFDGLDVIVAGVFAGGTRPLNDSMRHIRPWVEAGGHFVSQYHRPIDNWDKTKSAPLPLQPGSPSIRWRVTDAAAPVRMLAPDHPLFAAPNQITGEDFDGWVKERGLYFASEWDPSYIPLLAMSDGEEAPLEGGLLAARIGTGSHVHCALNLFYQMDHMVVGAFRLFANLLTPFGGK from the coding sequence ATGAAAAAGGACTTCATCATCCAGCAGGAGCAACGACAGCCGCTTCGTGCCCTTTACGCATGGCTGAAATCACTGCAATCCACCTTGATCTTCATGCAGACCGGAGCCCACCCCGATGATGAAACATCCCGCATGCTGGCCCGCCTCTCCCTTGGCGACGGCATGCATGTTGTCTATGTCAACGCGGTGCGTGGCCAAGGTGGTCAGAACGCGCTTGGTCCGGAGCGCGGGGATGCGCTCGGATATCTGAGAACAGAAGAACTGTTCGAGGCAATGCGGGTGATCAGGGCCGATATTGGATGGCTTGCCGAAACACCGGACGATCCGATCCGCGATTTCGGATTTTCGAAATCGGCCGACCCCACCTTTGCCCATTGGGGCCGCGAACACACGCTGCGCCAGATGGTCAAGATGGTGCGGCTGTTCAGACCCGATATTCTCATTCCCACCTTTCTTGATGTCCCTGGCCAGCATGGCCACCACCGGGCAGTCACGCAAACGACGATTGCCGCCTTCGATGTGGCGGCGGACGAGGAAAAATTCACCGATCTCAACCTGCCGGGATGGCAGGTCAATGCATTGTATCTGCCAGCCTGGGGGGGCGGCGGCGGATCATATGATGACGAGGTTCCACCACCGAATGCGACGCATGAAATCCTGACCGGCGCCTATGACCCCGTGCTTGGCGGCACCTACGCGCAGGTTGGCGAATGGTCCCGCGCCTGTCACGCCACACAGGGCATGGGACGGCCTGTGGATGAGGAGGAGCGTCCGGTTCCCCTGCACCAACTTCGAACATCTGGCGGTGAAGCCATACTGGATGGCCTGACCGACGGTGTTCCTGACAGGCTGTCAGCGCTGGCCGGTCATTGCAAGGATGACAAAGGACGCGAGGCGGCCTTGATGGCGCAGCAGGCAGCGGATGACGCTCTCGCCGCCTTTCCAGATGGCAGGGCTGTATTGCCGGCCCTGTGCCGCCTTCAAACTGCCCTTGCGGCATTGAAGGACAGCGTTGTGCCGCAGCATCAGCATCGCGTGAAGCTGAAGATGCGGCAGGCGGCCATGGCAGCATGCGAGGCTGCGGCCCTGCAACTTCATTTTGAGATGACCCCGCCAGTGCCGGTTGTGGGGCAGACAGCCGAAGCCCGGCTCAGCTGGCATGTTGCTGACCCCGCCAATGCACCGGACATATCGGCCAGGCTGGTCGCACCGGAACAGATTCGCTGCGGCGACTTCACCATAGCCGGCGACGGTGAGCGCAGACGCGCCATGACAGCCTCGATGGATATTTCCGGTCCTGCTGTCGACCCGATGGCGGGCTGGCATGGTGTGATGCTCAGCCCCGCGGGCCTTCATGCCGAGCTGCGGCTGCTGATCGCCGACACCGAATTTGTTGTGCCTCTGAGCCCGGACAGCGTCTTTTCAACGACGCCTGCCCATACCGGCCGGATCACGCCTTCCAGAATTCTGCTTCGTCGTGGTCAGGACACCACGGTGGAGATGCACTTGCAGATGGATCAGGCCATGCCGTCACCCGGCGCAGCGCAACTGGCCCTGCCGGATGGCTGGGGATTTCAACCGACACAGGCAGCGTCCGGTGACGCGCTGTCGGGAACGGTTACGGTGGCACCGTCAGCACCACAGGGCCACTATCGTATCGCGGCCCGGAACGGCAGCGAGGCCGTCTATACAGGCCAGACCCTTGCCTATCCGCATATCAGACGGCAGACCCGGTTTTCGCCAGCGGTGGCGAATGTCGCGCTTGTCGATACGGCCAGTCTTGAGGGGCTGACGGTTGGCTGGATTGATGGTGGTGTCGACGAAGCCCATCACTGGACGGCAGAGCTTGGCGCGAAGGTCGTACAGCTGGACAATGCCCGTCTGCTGTCGGGCGGTTTTGACGGGCTTGATGTCATCGTCGCCGGGGTCTTTGCCGGTGGCACCCGGCCCCTGAATGACTCGATGCGTCACATTCGGCCATGGGTCGAAGCCGGCGGCCATTTTGTCAGCCAGTATCATCGTCCAATCGACAATTGGGACAAGACGAAGAGCGCCCCGCTGCCTTTGCAGCCGGGCAGCCCCTCGATCCGTTGGCGCGTCACCGATGCCGCGGCACCGGTGCGCATGCTGGCACCAGATCATCCGCTATTCGCGGCACCGAACCAGATCACCGGCGAGGATTTCGATGGCTGGGTCAAGGAACGAGGGCTGTATTTCGCCTCGGAGTGGGATCCGTCCTATATCCCGCTGCTGGCGATGTCGGATGGTGAAGAGGCGCCGCTGGAAGGCGGGCTGCTGGCAGCGCGGATCGGGACCGGCAGCCATGTGCATTGCGCGCTCAACCTGTTTTATCAGATGGACCATATGGTGGTCGGCGCGTTTCGTCTGTTTGCCAACCTTCTGACACCGTTCGGCGGGAAATGA
- a CDS encoding carbohydrate ABC transporter permease encodes MSDFNATMARLERARPGKVILWTLLFLGGVVMITPILFMASTSFKTGQEVFELSVIPDRPTLENYLFILQESKFTRWMLNSLWVATFSTASVLFFDSLVGYTLAKFDFRGRQIVFIAILSTLMIPTEMLIIPWYMMSRSFGWIDTYWGIAFPGLMTGFGTFLMRQFFMSLPDELIEAARIDGWSEFAIWWRIAMPLVIPALSALAIFHFLGNWTAFIWPLIVTNDPDIYTIPVGIASFNGEFQMDWEIVMTASCLATLPTLLVFLLLQKFIIRGIMLAGLKG; translated from the coding sequence ATGAGCGATTTCAACGCAACCATGGCACGTCTCGAACGCGCCCGGCCCGGCAAGGTTATCCTGTGGACGCTGTTGTTCCTCGGCGGTGTGGTGATGATCACGCCGATCCTCTTCATGGCGTCGACTTCGTTCAAGACCGGGCAGGAGGTTTTCGAACTCAGTGTCATTCCCGACAGGCCGACGCTCGAAAACTATCTGTTCATCCTGCAGGAATCGAAATTCACGCGCTGGATGCTGAACTCGCTGTGGGTTGCCACCTTCAGCACGGCATCCGTCCTGTTTTTCGATTCACTGGTCGGCTATACGCTGGCCAAGTTCGATTTCCGCGGCCGCCAGATCGTCTTTATCGCGATCCTCAGTACATTGATGATCCCAACCGAAATGCTGATCATCCCCTGGTATATGATGTCGCGCAGCTTTGGCTGGATCGACACCTATTGGGGTATTGCCTTCCCCGGGTTGATGACCGGGTTTGGCACCTTCCTGATGCGGCAGTTTTTCATGAGCCTGCCTGACGAATTGATTGAGGCGGCGCGGATTGACGGCTGGTCGGAATTTGCCATCTGGTGGCGGATCGCGATGCCGCTTGTCATACCGGCGCTGTCGGCGCTGGCGATCTTCCATTTCCTCGGCAACTGGACGGCATTCATCTGGCCCCTCATCGTGACCAATGATCCTGACATCTACACCATCCCTGTGGGCATCGCCTCGTTCAATGGCGAGTTCCAGATGGATTGGGAAATTGTCATGACGGCATCATGTCTGGCCACGCTTCCGACATTGCTGGTCTTCCTGTTGCTGCAGAAATTCATCATCCGCGGGATCATGCTCGCGGGTCTGAAGGGGTGA
- a CDS encoding alcohol dehydrogenase catalytic domain-containing protein — protein sequence MRAVTFIARNEVSFQEIPDPGPAADEVVVQVKASGICHTDYEVLKGNYGTGRLPLVPGHEYVGVVCDIGSGVRDLSLGERVVVDPNFECGTCKACQRGWAHLCESLGAYGVTKHGGFAEFSLVNRANVHPLGDMSFTRGALAEPMGCVLNGIDAVHAPWMERALIFGAGPMGLLMGLALKTMGLGEVTFCDVLEHRLDLAEQFGFNAVASGSRALDEWSRHADLVVEATGVAAVASKVTGYMANGGSGLFFGVCPSDARIDLSPFDMFRRQLTLAGTHSLNHNIPRSLDVIAAIGPQIDELVSHRLTLEEIAGHLATTPPENSLKVHWVAD from the coding sequence ATGAGAGCTGTTACATTCATCGCCCGTAACGAAGTAAGCTTTCAGGAAATTCCCGATCCCGGACCCGCAGCCGATGAAGTTGTTGTGCAGGTCAAGGCCAGCGGCATCTGCCACACCGATTATGAGGTTCTGAAGGGGAATTATGGCACCGGGAGACTCCCCCTCGTGCCCGGCCATGAATATGTCGGCGTCGTCTGTGATATCGGGTCCGGCGTGCGCGATCTGTCGCTTGGCGAGCGGGTTGTCGTCGACCCCAATTTCGAATGCGGCACCTGCAAGGCCTGCCAGCGAGGATGGGCACATCTTTGCGAAAGTCTTGGCGCATACGGTGTGACAAAACATGGCGGCTTTGCCGAGTTCAGCCTGGTCAATCGGGCCAATGTCCACCCGCTTGGTGATATGAGCTTTACGCGCGGTGCGCTGGCTGAACCCATGGGCTGTGTCCTGAATGGCATCGACGCGGTTCATGCCCCCTGGATGGAGCGGGCGTTGATTTTCGGTGCCGGCCCGATGGGGCTGTTGATGGGATTGGCGCTGAAGACGATGGGGCTGGGCGAAGTGACCTTTTGCGATGTCCTTGAACACCGGCTCGATCTGGCGGAGCAGTTTGGATTTAATGCTGTCGCCAGTGGTTCCCGCGCACTTGATGAATGGAGCCGTCATGCCGATCTGGTGGTCGAGGCTACGGGTGTGGCAGCAGTGGCGAGCAAGGTGACCGGCTACATGGCGAATGGAGGCAGTGGCCTGTTTTTTGGCGTCTGCCCTTCAGATGCCAGGATCGATCTCTCCCCCTTTGATATGTTCCGCCGACAATTGACGCTGGCTGGCACGCATTCTCTGAACCACAATATACCAAGATCCTTGGACGTGATTGCGGCCATTGGCCCGCAAATCGACGAGCTGGTGTCACACCGTCTGACCCTGGAGGAGATTGCCGGGCATCTGGCGACAACACCTCCTGAAAACAGCCTGAAAGTACATTGGGTGGCAGACTGA
- a CDS encoding glucokinase: protein MSLIVADVGGTNARFAIASQDDPELRHVTYLRCADFENLDDACMAFLGNLPGAEVPSPHALSLAVAGPVNDRFVELSNNHWRFEKARLLDSLQLDRLLVINDFTAQALAQHGADDTGTIEILGGVRDAGAPILVIGPGTGLGVSALIPLSQGPLPIEGEGGNIRFAPRSQTERELDDYVRRQAGPAAVEHVAVEHVAVEHVVSGPGLETVHAFLADRQGGAARLTAERIGKAALDGEGLCRQAVHLMLGVLGGVMADHVLTMGCWGGAVIAGGITPKLAPLIPSSPFEKRFRDAGAMSPLLAKVPVWLSQDPDAGLRGARAAFGNPYLAHRMVTSQDLHPR, encoded by the coding sequence ATGAGTCTCATCGTTGCTGATGTTGGCGGCACAAATGCCAGATTTGCCATAGCGTCACAGGATGATCCGGAGCTGCGCCATGTCACCTATCTGCGGTGCGCGGATTTTGAAAATCTCGACGATGCCTGCATGGCCTTTCTTGGCAATCTTCCCGGGGCCGAGGTCCCCAGCCCACATGCGTTGAGTCTGGCTGTGGCGGGGCCGGTCAATGACCGGTTTGTCGAGCTGTCCAACAATCACTGGCGGTTCGAAAAGGCCCGGCTTCTGGACAGTCTGCAACTGGACAGATTGCTGGTGATCAATGATTTCACCGCCCAGGCGCTGGCCCAGCATGGCGCTGATGATACGGGGACCATAGAGATTCTGGGCGGTGTGCGTGATGCCGGCGCGCCAATTCTGGTGATCGGGCCGGGAACGGGTCTTGGGGTGTCGGCCCTGATCCCGCTTTCACAAGGTCCGCTGCCGATTGAGGGCGAGGGCGGCAATATCCGCTTTGCTCCGCGATCGCAGACCGAGCGTGAGCTTGATGATTATGTGCGGCGGCAGGCCGGCCCGGCTGCCGTTGAACATGTTGCCGTTGAGCATGTTGCCGTTGAGCATGTTGTCAGCGGCCCCGGGCTGGAGACGGTCCATGCGTTCCTTGCCGATCGGCAGGGCGGTGCGGCGCGTCTGACAGCCGAGCGTATTGGCAAGGCGGCCCTCGATGGTGAAGGTCTGTGCAGGCAGGCAGTCCATCTCATGCTGGGAGTTCTTGGCGGTGTGATGGCGGATCACGTTCTGACAATGGGCTGCTGGGGAGGGGCGGTGATTGCCGGCGGCATCACGCCGAAACTGGCACCTTTGATTCCCTCCAGCCCCTTTGAAAAGCGGTTCCGGGATGCTGGCGCAATGTCGCCTCTTCTGGCGAAGGTGCCGGTGTGGCTGTCACAGGATCCGGATGCCGGCCTGAGGGGCGCACGGGCCGCCTTCGGCAACCCCTATCTGGCGCATCGGATGGTCACCAGCCAGGATCTGCATCCACGCTGA